One Candidatus Zixiibacteriota bacterium DNA segment encodes these proteins:
- a CDS encoding PorV/PorQ family protein yields MIKKIIIILIGALLCGSAMAGEFSKSGTAGAQFLKVGVGARYQGLGEASVAAVNDIYSMYWNPAGLTGIDQSQLALTYVNYLTDINLNYVAYARRFENLGIFGASVTVLSMGDQEITTVEEPEGTGFKYSASSYAFQLSFARELTTQFSFGASLKYLGEKIYRERAAGFAFDFGTLLRTGYRSLRIGMNISNMGPEMKFDGPDLDVSYDPDQSNPNHDPFNSRLKVDPYDLPLTFRVGMAYDLNFGADAKLMLAVEAKHPNDNTQQGSLGAEFNWKDKYFLRGGYKFNYAEEGLGLGAGFRTQLTEGTDLVFDYAWVDFGRLDAVHRFSAALAF; encoded by the coding sequence ATGATTAAGAAAATCATAATTATCCTGATCGGTGCTCTTCTGTGCGGATCAGCTATGGCCGGCGAATTCTCTAAATCCGGAACCGCCGGTGCTCAGTTTCTTAAGGTCGGGGTGGGAGCCCGCTATCAGGGCCTGGGTGAGGCCAGTGTTGCCGCGGTCAATGATATCTATTCGATGTACTGGAATCCGGCCGGTCTGACCGGAATTGACCAGAGCCAGCTGGCCCTGACTTATGTGAATTACCTGACCGATATCAATCTCAATTATGTCGCTTATGCGCGGCGGTTTGAGAATCTCGGCATTTTTGGCGCTTCGGTCACGGTCCTTTCCATGGGGGATCAGGAGATAACCACGGTCGAGGAGCCGGAAGGAACCGGCTTCAAGTATTCGGCCTCCTCCTATGCCTTTCAGTTGAGTTTCGCTCGCGAACTGACCACACAGTTTTCGTTCGGGGCCAGTTTAAAATATCTGGGCGAGAAAATCTATCGGGAACGGGCGGCCGGCTTTGCTTTCGATTTCGGCACCCTTCTCCGCACCGGATATCGCTCGCTTCGGATCGGCATGAATATCTCGAACATGGGACCGGAAATGAAATTCGACGGTCCCGATCTTGATGTTTCCTATGATCCGGATCAGTCGAATCCGAATCATGATCCGTTTAACAGCCGTCTCAAGGTCGATCCATACGATCTGCCGCTGACCTTCCGAGTGGGGATGGCTTATGACCTGAATTTTGGAGCCGATGCCAAGCTGATGCTGGCGGTTGAGGCCAAGCACCCCAACGACAATACGCAGCAGGGCTCGCTTGGAGCCGAATTCAACTGGAAAGACAAGTATTTTCTCCGCGGTGGCTACAAATTCAACTATGCCGAAGAGGGTCTGGGTTTGGGAGCCGGTTTCCGCACCCAACTGACTGAGGGAACCGACCTGGTCTTTGATTATGCCTGGGTCGATTTTGGCCGACTCGATGCGGTTCATAGATTTTCAGCCGCCCTGGCTTTTTGA